The nucleotide sequence gggttttgtagccgtttcggcattctcgtttgaTATCAATAATATTTCTTTTACTTTGTTAGTATTGTTTGTtacgcactctgatattcaactgaaCGGATATAATTCATGATCTTGGAATCTTCACTAAAAGAATCTGGTGAGGATCCGAATTCATTGAAATTGGAAGAGGATCATCTCCTGAGCTCAGGATGAGATCCTCCTGACCACGAAATCCGACcgttcaaattaattaaacggttgcaattattataatttttagaggacACCCTATTTGGAgttgttagattaaatttgaacggCCTGTATTTCGTGGTCAGAAGAATCCCCATCTTGAGCTCAGGAGAAGACCCTCCTCCATTGAAATTAAGATTATATATAGAGATGAAGATAAGTGGAGCCAGGTAGGCAGTTGCAAGGAACTCATGAAAACCGGGTAACAGCAAAATACAGCCTAAAAAGGCAATCAAACTACGCTGTAAAACTAGAGgaaaaatccaacaaaaaaaaaaaaaaaaaagaggaagaaaaaagcTTTACACTCAGAGTTCAACCATCAACCATGGCGGGTTCCGATCCAAACAAGTTGCTCGCCAAAGCCGATAAACTGTAAGTGCTTCTTCAATATCTAGTAATTTAATCATAAGTATGCATAATTTTGCGTTTGGTTTGTGCATTTTGATTCAATTGAACGAGCCAAAGTTGTCTGTTTGTTATTGTGATTTCGATTAGTTATGGGTAGTAATATAATTCTGATTTTCTGGGTCAGTTGGAAATTGGATGAAGTTGCATAAATTTGGAATCTTTCAGTAATCTGCTAATTTTTCAGTAATTTACAGTGGACAACCGACATTTTGATTTCGTTTGAGCTTTAGTTTGTTTGTTGATGGGGGAAGAGCAAAAGAGGGCAAGCTCtgtctttttattgtttgtatAGTAACTTTGATTGTTCAAGCATGCTAGTTTCCCCGTCTTCTGAATTACCGAACGCCTTTAATTTTCGATTGTAGAACAAGACTCAGTCTTACAAGGTGGAGTGCGGATTGGAAAAGCGCTACTCTTTTGTACGAACAAGCTGGTATGTAGTATGTTATGTGCAATTGTAAGCATTCGTTACAATGGTTGATAGGGATTTATACTTAAACTGTTTTTGTTGTAGCAAATGGTTTTAGGATTGCCAAGGATTACGAGAAAGCAAAGGAAGCGTTGGAAAAAGCTTCGAAAGGACAAGAATTGATCTCCTCGTATCCTTGTTATCTTCTACTTTTCTGGTCCGTTCTTTCAGTGTCTTTTGACTTTGTTTGTGATCTCTATAGTTTCTCTCTTGCTATATCCTTTACAACCAAATCAGACCCTGGGATGCTGCAAAGCATATGGAGTCGGCTGCTGCTCTAGCGAAGGAGTTAGGAAAATGGAATGAAGTTGCTGACTTCTATAAAAGGGCGTCTGAATTGTACGCTGAGTGTGGGAGACCACAGCCGGCCTCAGATGCTCTTGCGAAAGGGGCCCGGTAAGGATATGCTTCACTCTCTTGCTTTTTGCAGCTATGAATCATAATGCCTTTGGAGGCTCATGTGAAATGATAAACCTTATTACAGTGCTCTGGAAGATTCTATGCCTGATGAAGCTATTCAACTTTACACTGATGCTTGTGCTATTCTTGAAGAAGATGGCAAGGAGCAAATGGCCTTTGATCTATATCGTGATGCAACTAGTGTTTACATAAAAAGTGAGAAGTAAGTTCTCAAATAATATACCATTTGTCTTTtgaattattgtaatttatcaTTTTAGTTGATTTGGAGGATGAAGTAAACTTTGGTCATTATCATTTTTCTGGATGTATTAATAATCAAGGCATTTAAATGTTATATGTTATACCTTATCGCGCAATTAAAGTTAAGGCCTTGGTAAACTtgagttttcaggttttaaattCTTAGAAAAGGGTAGTGCTTTGAGGTTGCAAAAGTTCTAAAATTGAGGGTTTTCTTTTTCAGGAAATCAGTGTAATCTGTATGCAGCTTTTTTGTATGTGTTTGATCATGTTCTTGAGATCTTGAATTTAGTGTTTCTACTGTTTACAGGTATACAGATGCCGCTGCTTTAATGTTGAGATTTGGCGTATCTGCTGATAAGTGCAATGCTACCCATAGCCAGTGCAAGGTTCGAAATGATTTTTCTGGCACTTTATATATTGTTTTTGTTGCATTTGTATTACCTATCCCACATGGCCCTCGTGTAGTTTCTGTATAACTATGTTACATAGTCTTCTTGTATCCATAATTCGAGAATTCCTTGAGGCCTTCTTACATGTATCCTGACTATTACACTGAAAAGTAATATTTTCTGCACTTTTAGTTTCATATACCACTACATTTATAACTCAGACGATTACTCATTCTTCTTTGTTTGTCTGATACTCATGCAATGATTATAACCtgtgcttgtttcttttctgTGTGCAAAGTTATTATATAGCCCCTGCATATGAACATTAACATATCGTTATCCTTTCTCCTTTTCCGCATTAGTCACTGTTTTTAATTgctttctgttttattatttttttaattaaaaaaaaaataacttttaCATTCTTTGTCTAATCAGGCATATCTTGGTGCCATAATTATTTACCTTTATCTTCATGACATCAAGCAAGCAGAACAATGCTACAATGACTGCTCCCAGTAAGTAAAAGTTCCCAGGGAAACTTCTGGTTTCCG is from Malus sylvestris chromosome 5, drMalSylv7.2, whole genome shotgun sequence and encodes:
- the LOC126621082 gene encoding gamma-soluble NSF attachment protein; its protein translation is MAGSDPNKLLAKADKLTRLSLTRWSADWKSATLLYEQAANGFRIAKDYEKAKEALEKASKGQELISSPWDAAKHMESAAALAKELGKWNEVADFYKRASELYAECGRPQPASDALAKGARALEDSMPDEAIQLYTDACAILEEDGKEQMAFDLYRDATSVYIKSEKYTDAAALMLRFGVSADKCNATHSQCKAYLGAIIIYLYLHDIKQAEQCYNDCSQVDAFMRSDQCRFAGKLLSAYTDGNVEEIKKLAQSGTVNHLDHMIIRLARKLPTGDVSALKTHASEDQEEPLDEDDLT